A window of the Brassica oleracea var. oleracea cultivar TO1000 chromosome C1, BOL, whole genome shotgun sequence genome harbors these coding sequences:
- the LOC106300084 gene encoding B-box zinc finger protein 32-like: MCRGVNEEENRSVHGGCRSLCTRPSVPVRCELCGGDASVFCEADTAFLCRKCDRWVHGANFLAWRHVRRVLCTACQKLTRQCLVGDNYHVVLPSATAGEAAVEDITIRSEQV, from the coding sequence ATGTGTAGAGGCGTGAATGAAGAAGAGAACAGAAGCGTCCACGGAGGTTGTCGGAGTCTCTGCACGAGACCAAGTGTTCCGGTTAGGTGTGAGCTCTGTGGTGGTGACGCCTCCGTGTTTTGTGAGGCGGACACGGCTTTCCTCTGTAGGAAATGCGACCGGTGGGTTCATGGAGCTAATTTTTTAGCTTGGAGACATGTGAGGCGTGTGCTATGCACCGCATGTCAGAAGCTCACACGCCAGTGCCTCGTCGGAGACAACTACCACGTTGTATTACCCTCGGCGACGGCAGGAGAAGCCGCCGTGGAGGATATAACGATACGGAGTGAACAAGTCTAA